atttgCTTAAAATCATCTCAGATGCCTCAAAACTGGGATCTGAAAAGGTTACCTAAGGGCTACATAACTTtcacaattatattttttataaccTGGCAAACCAAAGAAATGCTTATTTTACTATTTGACATGTGTTAACgataccatttttttctttttaagattatttagtCACTTGAATGACAGGGTGACTGttggctgtttcactccccaaatggctgcaacaaccggggctgggccaggttgaaacctgGAGCCAcagactccatccagatctcccatatgggagcaggggcccaagcatttgggtcatattccactgccttcccaggagcattagcaggaagcgggactGGAAGTACACGGCTagaatcaaaccagcactccaacgtaggatgccagcattagctctctgcgccacaacactggcctagcAATACTTCTGAAATAACACTAAACTGAACTTTCATGGAGTATGATTAAGCTTAAGGAAACCTGTAGGACAGCTTTATCTATGTAAATAatctaagaagaaaaaacaccagAGAGTtagcattaaaagaaaaaagggaatgtAGATATACATTAATCTTACCTCCCATGTTTTCCAATCCATTTATCACAGTTTCTTTGATCTGTTAATCAAAATAGGCAGATTCAGTATTCTTTCTCAAACTTCAATGTTCctatatttgtttctatttttgcaaAAGGCAGCAATGTTTAGCACTTTTtgtctaaaaataattattttatttcatgcaAGTAGCACAGAAAAGTCTCctatcatttgatttttttaaaaaaataatatcttgTTTTCCACTGAATGATTTGCATTTAGTAGCAGGTCACAATctattcattctctttttaaaaaaataggtacaTGAGCACACACATACAGCTTTGTCTGACATTTATGGATTTCAAGAACATCCTAGTCAGAGTGGGTGTAAACCAACAACACAGATACATCAGAAGGTCCAGCCAGGAAAGAAGTATGGTGAAGAGGTAGGAGTACTGGGAGGTGTTTATATGATTTGCAAGAAACCACAGCTTCTAACATGtaactccataaatatttattaaattcatgAATATTCTAGGTAGGGGAAAAAGTCTACCAATTTTGTAACACGAGATATTTCAAAAATtccatgcaaaatggaattaaaaccaaagtttattttggtgcaaaaaaattctgaaatccatgcatagcttcttcataatacatattttccttggactatttgaagatccctcatatgcatggaatttcaaaaattttgcacaaaaataatttaatttcatttttagaaatttacttCTTTGAGAGAATCAGAgctcccaaatgcccgcaacaactGCCAATGAGGCTGGAAGCtgaggaactgaacccaggtctcccacgtggcagatCCCAGTCACTTCAGCtgtcaccactgctttccagggtctgcattcacaggaagctgagatcaggaacagagccagatattaaacccaggcactcatatgggatgcgggcatcgcgAGTGGTAAAGTCTTACTGCAAAGCCACACACCTGTCCCTTAACTTTTCTTGattctgttttcccacaaacttcttgaagtacccttgcataaACTACGTTAAGTAAAGCTCAACAAAATGTCAGATAAAGGGAATAGTGAGAGTTTTCTCGATTAGGTTATACTtgtctgagaggcagaattaATTTACAATACTCAGGGGTGGTGTCTGGCAATTGAGACTCTGATATCAGAGTGCTAGGGTTTGATGtctggtgctggctcaagtggttgcattcctgccacccacgtgggagaactagattgagCTCTCAGTCCCTGACCTCattccagcccagtcctggctgctgcgggggatttgggcagtgagccaaaCGGATGAAAGCTTGCTCTTTATCTTATTTCTCTGTCTCCAATAATAAAAATACCCAGTACTCTTCTGTGGgaatttttataatgaaactaGTATATTTGCTATAATGAATCCAAATAATATAAAAGTAGTATCAAGTGGCAGGAAGAATTACATTGATAAAAGAATAGAAGCAGATTGTACCTTTAGCTTTCCTTCTTTAAACCACTGACTCAGCTGTAGAATGCCAGGCTGAAACTTATCTTTATAATTCAACACCAGAAACCTTTCCCTGTGGTAGAGAGGAAAAAGATAATGATCAGAAAATATGATGGAAGAGTCCAAGTTCAAATCCTTCCAgaatcctcatgtaggatttaATCACACTGAGTCTTACTTACTCACAGTTCTGGTCCATGTTAGTGTAGTAGACGGCTGCTGTCTGTCAGGCCAACATCTACAATCCCAGTTACTAACAGCACTGGGATTTTTACTGTGGGCAACATTCTTTACTCTCATGACCCAGGCCAGTCAAGCTCAGTAAGTATCCGTTTTCAGGGAGCTAAACACTGATCTTGACTTAAAAATGTCTATCttctggcccaggtcctcgggcccctgtacctgcatgggagacccagaggaggctccaggctcctggctccggatcagtacagctccggcctgagcagccgtctggggaatgaaccagcagatggaagacctctctgtctatctgtctctctctccctctctttctgcctctgcctctctgtaactctgcctttcaaataaaaataaataaatctttaaaaaaattctatcttggccggcgccgcggctcagtaggctaatcctccaccttgcggcgccggcacaccgggttctagtcccggtcggggcaccgattctgtcccggttacccctcttccaggccagctctctgctgtggccagggagtgcagtggaggatggcccaagtgcttgggccctgcacccatgggagaccaggagaagcacctggctcctgccatcagaacagcgcggtgcgccggccgcagcgcgcctaccgtggcggccattggagggtgaaccaacggcaaaggaagacctttctctctgtctctctctcactgtccactctgcctgtcaaaaataaaaataaaaataaaaaatctatcttaaagttttatttaataaggaAAAGCTGTAAATGAAGAACGAATACATCTCTGATCCCGAGATCGTCTTGAAGCTGGGAAGGCAGACGGGAGAACACACCTCGTGATGTTTCTTTCCTTCTGGATCGCCTCGACCGCTGGGGGCAGCGGGGGAGGGTACGGCACATCCTTGTTGTACTGAGAGATTTGCCCACACAGGATGATGTGGCTGTTCTGATTCATCTGCACAGAGAAAATGGATGATTGTACCTGGAAAATACCCCGTTCCTATATTTACTGAGTTCAGGGCTGCATCAGTGCAAGCCTTCAACTCCTACACTGAATCCCTTACTGCCAATTAACCAAGTTTGTTACTGAAGATTCCCCATCACTTGTATGGAAGAGTTCTAAGTAGCTAGAAATGAggaagacaggggccagcgcagcaggtaaagccattgtctgcagcactggcatcccatatgggcatgggtttgagtcccagctgctccactacccatccagctacctgctaatggggcctgggaaaagcagcagaacatggcccaagtcctcgggtctctgtacccacatgggagaccagaagaggctcctggctttggactggcctggcctgggcctttgcagcatttggggagtgaatcagcggatggaagatcaatctctctctctctctctctctctctctctctctctctctctgcctctcctctgtataactgactttcaaataaataaatctttaaaaaaaaatacaatgcaatAATCAAATCTATAAGAGGAAATCAGCAAGCAACCTGACTAATCACTGCGTCACTGATGTCACCACCAACGTTGTCAAAGTACACATCCACTCCAGCTGGACACAATTCACGAAGCTGTTCTGACACATTGccatttttataattaattgcAGCATCGAAGCCCAGTTCTGAGGTCAAAAGGAGGCATTTCTCTTGTGTTCCACAAATTCCCACCACTCTGGAACAGCCCAGCAAGTGACCAATCTAGGGAGAAGTTTTTGAAAATGAGATGGCTTTATAGTGCcacatttaaatgtaaaaatgtgaAACCATACAAGATATTATGAGTATGTGACAGTGTTCATCACAGTGTGGGTTAGATTATATTGCCTTTAGCCCTAAGTAATTTGAAACCAGAAGAACTGAGGACACAATGTCatccttaaaaaagataaatttgaatAGCATTAGACTTGGTTTGAAAGCTGAAACTTCACGATTTAAACATAATTTCATAAAAGAATAGTTAGACCCAAAACAATCACCTTACAATTCAATATTTTTCAGGCtcataaaaaaactaaaatcacaGCTAAGACAAAATGCTTTCTTCCAGTAGTTTCACATAACAAAGGCCATTATTTATAAAACAATCcactttataaaattttatcaaaatatttactGTATTTCTAGAACCAAAAGAGTGCTtttgacatttctttaaaatgtgagTTGTGTGTTTTAATTCAGGAAATTCCAAACAGGTTCTCCAAGATTCTCTTCCTTATAAGCAATGAGCATGATGCTCCAACATTTACCACCTTTTTGACTAACAGAGATTGAgacacaaaaatatacatttttatattgttattaAGAGAGTCTAAGTAGGTAATAACATTTCGGACAGAAATGTGTGAAATAATTGTAAATtcaattttgcattttaaattatacACATATATCCAGAGATTCAACTATGACTACTTTAAAAACACAAAGTCTCAGAAGGTTTACCTGCCCAGCCAAGGATCCACAGGCTCCTGCAGCCCCACTGACAACCATGGTCTGATTAGATCCAGCAGATATATGACCTTTTTCCTGTATTCCAATCAAGGAAGTTAAACCGGGCATACCTATAGCTCCAAGAAAATAGGAAAGGTGTCCATCTACCAGCTGTGGGACTacctaaaataaaatacaaaccatttaaaataagactagGAATTCCCTTCCTAACACAACAAGGTgaagtctctgtgtctctgcctgtctgtcttaCTCTCTCAGAGGCGTGGGGAGGCGGAGGCTATGTGGGAGCCATAAGAAGAGGCCTCAGCAGAGCTCAAATTTTCCAGCTCCTTGATCTTGGGCCTCCAGCGTCTACCACTATGTCGTGTACCCCTGTGTCATTTAAACCACCCAGCCTGCAGTGTGTTGTTAGGGCAGCCCAAGCAGACGAATAAACAACTCAGTAGTGTCACTAGGACAGTAAACCATTCTTCGGTTTTattaaaattctgtcatttatttgTAAAGAGTTTAAAAAGGCTATTATttccctttatattaaaaaacaaactttgaaaaagaattcccaaataaaaaaataattatccctttttttaaaagatttattttattttttttttaaaagagttacacatataggtagagacagagacagagaaagagacaagagaggtcttccatccactggttcactccccaaatgaccacaacaaccggagctgaactgatccagagccaggagccaggagctttttttgggtctcccacgtggtagaggggctcaaggacttgggccatcctctgatgctttcccaggagcattagcagggagctggataggaaaaggagcagctgggactcgaaccgctgcccatatgggatgaaggtgcTGTAGGCCGGGGTTTTAccccagtgcaccacagtgccaggccctaaaTATCCCTTTGTTGTGATGCCTCAACTATATCAACATAGAGGAAATGCTTAGTAAGAAAAAACACTAGGCAGAgaagatttactttttataatttttttccactttatttgaaaggcacagagagagacagacagagatcttttatcctctggtaTAACTCCCCAGGTGtgtgcaagagccagggctgggtcaggccaaagccaggactcaggaactcagtcatggtctcccaagtgggtggcaggaacacaagtacctCAGTTTTTAAATCTCTGAGCAATTCCAAAGTAACATTTAGCTATAAAAATCAGCACAAACCCTAGCAGTTCTCACTAATGATGCTTAAAATGTACCGTAAAAATTTAAGGAAGGTATGATACAATTGTTTATAGTTTAATTACAGAATAATATGAGGTCTCTTTCAATTTAGTATTTCACTGTTATATGCTTTCTAGGCCCTATCAATAATCAATGATaacggggcaggcatttggtctagttattaagatacctgtatcccacatcaaagtacctgggtttgataccaggCTCGAGCTCCTgactcgagcttcctgctaatgtggaccctgagaggcagcagtgatgggttaaAGaactgggctcctaccacccacatgagagacctagttTGAGTTCCAAGCCCTGAGCTTCAGCCCCaacccggccctggccattgcaggtatttgggtagtAGGCCAACAAATGGGAgcattctcaatctctctctttctctctctctctctctctgctttttaaataaataaataaataaaatgaaatttttaagaatGAACCATATTGCTcttaatttttctgtgtctgttttcttAATTGCGAAGTTAGGgacagtttgtatttttttaacaggcagagttagacagtgagagagagagacagagagagagttatagacagtgagagagagacagagaaaggtcttccttctgttggttcactcccctaatggctaccacagctggcgctgcacccatccgaagccaggagccaggtgcttcctcctggtctcccatgcaggtgcagggcccaagcacttgggccatcctctactgccttcccgggtcacagcagagagctggcctggaagaggagcaactgggactagtacccagcaccccaacctggactagaacctggggtgccagtgccgcaggcggaggattagccaagtgagacacGGCGTCAGCcagggacagtttttttttttaagtatatagaAAGACCCCTTACCATAAAGGTTTTATAACTTTTTCTTAAGGTATGAACAATTAtggtaaaaatttaataaatcacTGAAAGTGATCAAGATCAACCACCTTGgggctgctgccacctgcagtgctggcatcccatatgagcactagttcaagtcctggctgttccacttccaatccagctctctgttaacggcctgggaaaagcagcagagtgtttgggtcccttcacccacatgggagacttgaatgaagctctggctttggcctggctgagccctagccattgaggctatctggggagtaaaacagtagatgggagattctctctctctctctctctgtctctgtctctctctctgtctctgtctctctctctctctctctctctctgtgtgtgtgtgtgtgtgtctccctctgtctctgtaactctgccttcaaaagaaataaaagaaaatattttttaaaaaatcaaccacCTTAATTTGTTTTGTGGTTCAACtgccacaaaaaaataaatggcaGTTTGCAAGTAGTAGCTGTAAAAGGCTCTCAGTTCCTTCTGGTACAAGGACAGAAGTAACTAAAGTATTTAATGCACAGGAAGGTGTACAGGATGAATATCTGATGGATGTAACAGTTGTTGATTAGTGAAGCCATAAAAACCCatgaggggccggcgttgtggtgcaatgggccAAGCCTCCCCCTATGTCACCAACATTCTACATGGTGccgcttcatgtcctggctgctccatttctaatccagctccctgctgtggattgggaaagcagtagaagatgactcaagtgcttgggtccctgaactcacatgggagacccaaaagaagctcctggctcctggttttggattggcttgCTCTGGCtgtggaagccatttggggagtgaatcagcagatggaagacctctttctctctccccgtctctgtaactctatgtctcaaataaataaataaaatctttaaaaaaagaaaagaaaagctaccATGAGATGAGTTTGTCTTCACCAAATATCGTTTCTCTGTGCTCTTCCTGAACTCCTCTTCTGCATTTCTATTCCCAAAGCATCCTCTAGCTGTCCCCCTGCTAAGTCTCCCATTGTGCTCTCTGCGGAAGACACTTCCTCCACCCTCCATAGCACAGTCCGCACACCACAGATGTTCTCCCACGCCGACCAGCTGGAGGTCCTACAGTCTGCACACCACAGATGTTCTCCCACACCGACCAGCTGGAGGTCCCACAGTTCAGCTCAGTTCTGACACTCTCTAGCTGGAGTCAGCTCAGTTGCCAGGATCCACAGCCTCAGGGACACAAGACCACACCCGCTTCAGATGCCAGGGCAAGGCTGGGCCTCCTAGATTTCTGACAAACTGGCTATAAACCTACAGTTCCCCACAACCCCTTCCTCGGGTTTGAGGATGTACTGGAATAGCTCACAGAACCCAGAAAACACTTCACTTATGTCCGTTAGTTTATTATAAAAGGCTACAGATGaagaggcacaggcagtgagCTCCAGCATGGTCCCAAAACAAGGGCCTTGTCCCCGTGGAGTTGGGGCTCCCCAGCCTGCCATCACATGAATGTACTCACTGACCCAGAAGCTCATCAGATCTCACTGTGTATGAGCTTGGGTAGAGCTTAATCTCGAACTTTCCTCCAATCACTTGGTCTTTCTGCTGACCAACCCCATCCTCAGGCTATGTTAAAAGGCCCCCACTCAAGTCACCTCATTAACATAAACTCTACTACATGACGGAAATCAGCTCACGATAAACAGTAAGACTTTTCTATCACTCAGGAAACCCCATGGGTTTTAAGAACTTTGGCCAGGAACTGAGGTCAAAAGACCAACTACACTTatagcagaggcacagagacaggcaAAACCACAGCCGCTGACTATTCCGCTTTCACTTCCTGCTAAGAAATTTCTAGATAAATCTATCTTACTGGAACCATTAACTTAACAAATAATTGTGTAACATTTTCCACATATAATTTGTATCTTAACAATTTGCCAACCTAAAATGAGTGACAgtgacaccagctctccacaacAAAGTTATTCAGGAATATCAAGGGATTGCAATCTGGGATGTGCCTGCCACGGGGGACCATTCGAGTatccagagaggcaaaggcaggccCCGTGAGGCAGGCGGCAGTCCTTGCTGTGTGCTAATTACCCTTCATTATAACAACGGTGGCATCAGGCCACTGCTGCCGTGCAGGGATACTTTTGCAAGGCTGTGGTTTTCAGAGATCCTGGCACTAGTACTTATCATAGGTATGTATCTCGTCTCCATTCTCTTAGGGTTTGACCTAAGTGACTTCATTTTGATACGAGGAACTTTCACAAactaatttaaagaatttgttataggggccggcattgtggcacagcaggttaaaccactgcttatggcaccagcatcccgtatgagaaTGCTGGATTaatcccagttactctgcttcagatcctgctccttgctagtacaagcagaagaggatggcgcaagtacttgggctcctaccagccacgtgggagatctggatggagttctaggctcctgggttcagcctggcccagtacaggttgttgaagccatttaggaagtgaaccagcaggtggaagatctctctccctgtcactctgcctttcaaattaagaaataactcttttttaaaaagacaaagaatttttgttataataaaaaatactaaaattttctaaaactttttacaaaactttagttttatttaatttttacatctATATGTGAAATagttattcttttcattttgaggAAACTGGGGGacagatacataaaataatttccttAATGGCACATCAATTAGGCTCAG
The DNA window shown above is from Lepus europaeus isolate LE1 chromosome 22, mLepTim1.pri, whole genome shotgun sequence and carries:
- the PTGR2 gene encoding prostaglandin reductase 2 isoform X1 produces the protein MIVQRVVLNSRPGKNGNPVAENFRMEEVSLPDTIKEGQVKVRTLYLSVDPYMRCRMNEDTGTDYITPWQLSQVVDGGGVGIIEESKHKHLTRGDFVTSFYWPWQTKVILDGNSLEKVVPQLVDGHLSYFLGAIGMPGLTSLIGIQEKGHISAGSNQTMVVSGAAGACGSLAGQIGHLLGCSRVVGICGTQEKCLLLTSELGFDAAINYKNGNVSEQLRELCPAGVDVYFDNVGGDISDAVISQMNQNSHIILCGQISQYNKDVPYPPPLPPAVEAIQKERNITRERFLVLNYKDKFQPGILQLSQWFKEGKLKIKETVINGLENMGAAFQSMMTGGNIGKQIVCVSEEISL
- the PTGR2 gene encoding prostaglandin reductase 2 isoform X2; translated protein: MIVQRVVLNSRPGKNGNPVAENFRMEEVSLPDTIKEGQVKVRTLYLSVDPYMRCRMNEDTGTDYITPWQLSQVVDGGGVGIIEESKHKHLTRGDFVTSFYWPWQTKVILDGNSLEKVVPQLVDGHLSYFLGAIGMPGLTSLIGIQEKGHISAGSNQTMVVSGAAGACGSLAGQIGHLLGCSRVVGICGTQEKCLLLTSELGFDAAINYKNGNVSEQLRELCPAGVDVYFDNVGGDISDAVISQMNQNSHIILCGQISQYNKDVPYPPPLPPAVEAIQKERNITRERFLVLNYKDKFQPGILQLSQWFKEGKLKIKETVINGLENMGG